The sequence GAAATTGAATCGTGGTCAACAAATTATCATCTGGCAATATTGTCATGATATCTGTTATTGCATTACCTATCCCTATGATTCCTTTCATGTTACGTAAATTTTAATTTTTTTTTGAATTTTTTTTGCAAAAGTATTTCTTTTTTTCGAGAAAACATTATATCTTTGCACTCGCAAAAATTCCTCAGTAGCTCAGTTGGTTAGAGCACCTGACTGTTAATCAGGGGGTCCCAGGTTCAAGTCCTGGCTGGGGAGCCAAAAATAACAAGGGCTTCAGACAATTTTTGTTTGAAGCCCTTGTTTCATTTGCACACGATTTGCAAAAAAAATATATCAAATGAAAAAGAATAAAATTCTTGAAATTAATCAAAAATAAATATTTATCATTCGTATTATTTTGTGTGCAAATTATATGTAAAATAAAAAAAGGTTTCGGATGTTTATTATCCGAAACCCTTGTTATGGTTGGTAGCGAGAGCCGGGATTGAACCGGCGACCTCATGATTATGAATCATGCGCTCTAACCAACTGAGCTACCTCGCCATCAAAAAATCGGGTGCAAAAATAGAAAAAAATTCTTTATTAAAAAATAACAAGCTTAATTTTGTTAATAATTTAAAACTTTTTTGGCTTTACTAACATATTCATTACCTTTGTTCAAAAAATTGAGTATGAGAAGCTATTTATTATTTTTATTGGCAATATTCTTCCTAAATGCCTGTAAAAATGATAATTTCAAAAATGACGGTAATGGTTTAGAATATAAATTTATTATTTCTAACCCCAATAATCGAATAGCAACTCCTGGCGAAATTATGGAAGTTGTAATGTACTACACAACCGAAAAAGATAGCATTCTATACGATACGCGTGAATTTACCGACAAATTTAAAATTAAAATTAAAAATCCATCGGTTAATGGCGGAACCATAGACGACGGTATTTTATTGATGCACGAAGGCGATAGTGCTATTTTCAAGGTTGATGCGATACGTTTTTATACCGAGACAAAACAAGAAGAAGTTCCAAGCTTTATCAAAAAAGGAGATAAAATCATTTTCTATATTAAAGCATTACAAATATATTCCGTTAAAGAATATTTTGAAAAGAATAAACAACAACAATACATGAACGAAAAAGAAGAACTCGAAGGCTTACAAAATTATCTCAAAATTTCGAATATAAATGCTAAACCTACTGCATCTGGCATATATTATATCGAAAAGAAAAAAGGCTATGGTAAAAAGCCAACCGATACTTCTACAGTAAAAATTCATTATTTAGTTTCTTTTTTAGGAGGCGAAATTTTCGATAATACTTATGAACGTAATGAACCTTTCGAATTTCAACTTGGTAAAAACATAGTAATTCCTGGATTAGAAGAAGGCATTAAACTCATGAACGAAGGAGGTGAAGCTACCTTAATAATCCCTTCAAAATTAGCATACGGAAGTCAACAATACAAAATTATTCCTCCCTACTCTACTATTATTTTTGAAATCAATTTATTAGACGTAAAATAAAAAAACTATATAACAACATCGAACTTTAATTAAATTATATATGAAAACAACCATTTTATTTCTTACATTCAATTTATTAATTTTATTAACATTTGGTCAAATGGAAAATCTAAAAACAACAGCATCCGGATTACAGTATGCTATTTTACAAGAAGGTAAAGGTATTCAACCTCAATCAGGCGACAAGGTTGTGGTTCATTATGTAGGTAAACTAATGAACGACACTGTATTTGATAGCTCATACAAACGAGGCGAACCTTTTAGCTTTAATTTAGGCGAAGGTAGAGTTATTAAAGGCTGGGACGAAGGCATTGCTCTATTACACGAAGGCGACTCTGCATTATTTATTATTCCCCCCCATTTAGGCTATGGCAATAGAGCGATAGGTCCTATTCCTGCAAATTCAACCTTAAAATTTATTGTTCAGTTAGAAAAAGTAATCCCGGCTCCTAAAATCGAACCTTTTGACATAAAAGGAAAACCCGAAGAAACATCACCAAGCGGTCTAAAAATAATACGTATTAACAAACTAGATAAAAATGCCATCAAGGCACAAAGTGGAGACAACGTTGAAGTTCATTACACTGGTTATTTTGAAGATGGTAAAATTTTTGATTCATCGGTGCGTCGTGGCGAACCCATTCAATTTACACTTGGCAAGGGACAAGTAATAAAAGGATGGGAAGAAGGCATTTCAATGCTTTCGGTAGGCGAAAAAGCTCGTTTAATAATACCTTATCAACTAGCTTATGGCGAAAATGGTCGTCCTCCTGCCATTCCAGCTAAAGCTAATTTAATTTTTGACGTTGAACTTATTAATGTTCATAAGCCTGTAACCCCTGTTGCTTTTGATACAAAAGGGAAAGACACTATTAAAACAGCTTCAGGCTTAAAATATATTATTGTTCAAAAGGCAGATAAAAATGCACCACAAGCTCAAAATGGAAAAACAGTTAAAGTTCATTATACCGGATACTTTGAAGATGGAAAAATATTCGATTCGTCGGTACAACGCGGCACTCCTTTTGAATTTAAATTAGGTGCTGGCATGGTAATTAAAGGCTGGGACGAAGGTGTTGCTTTAATGCATGTGGGCGAAAAAGTTCGGTTTATTATTCCATATCAACTTGCTTATGGCGAAAATGGATATCCTGGTGCTATTCCACCTAGAACAAATCTTATATTTGATGTAGAATTAATTGAAGTTAAATAATAAAATTCTAAATATAAAGAGCTAAACCATATAAATTGAAAGGTTTAGCTTTTTTATTTATAAACCTAATTATTTATACGAACACCCATTACACAAATATCATCAATCTGCTCAAAGCTTCCTTTCCAATTATCAAAATAAAAGTGTAGATGTTTTTTTTGTTCTTCCATTGAATAGGTTTGAACGGATAAAAGCATCTTTTTAAAAGGTTTATATTTTAATTTTTTTCCATGTTCACCTCCAAATTGGTCGGCATATCCATCTGAAAATATATAAAGTGTATCTTCTGGCTCTAATTGTATTTCGTTACATGTAAAATTTTTATGCGAAATAAATGCCCCAATAGGTTGACTATCTCCTTTTATTTCAAACAAAATATGAGTATCAGATTCTTCAAATTTATTAACTATAAATTCATTATTTTTATTTTTTTCTCTAATCACGTACAATGGATTATTAGCACCGGCATATTTGAGCATTCTAGTTTTTGTATTTAAAGCACATAAAGCAATATCCATTCCGTCTTTAATTTCTTGTTCGGATGTATGTAATGCTTGCTGAACCAAAATATTGAGTTTATCTAAAATTTCTCCTGGTTCGATTATATTATATTCCTTAATTACTTGATTTAAGCTATTATAACCCACAATACTCATAAAAGCACCCGGTACACCATGTCCGGTACAATCAACCACAGCGAATAAAATAGTATCGCCTACTGGCATAAACCAATAAAAATCGCCCGAAACAATATCTTTAGGTTTATAAAACACAAACATTTCTTTAAGATACTTATTCATATATTGAGGCAAAGGCAATATGGCTTCTTGTATTCTCTTTGCATAAGTGATACTAGCTAAAATATCTTGGTTCTTTTGCTCAATAATATTTTTCTGATGTGTAATCTCCTCATTTTGTTCCGATAATAAAATATTAGCACGCTTTTTTTCTCGGTAGCTCCTTAAAATAACTACAGATAAACTTAAAATTAATAAAATAACAATTATGGCAGCATAAATAAGAATGGATTGTTGCTTAATTTTACTATTAGCTATTTGTATATCTTTTTCACGCTTTTCGGCTTGAAATTGCTCTTGAAGCTTTGCCACTATTTTTGCACTATTTTCATTAAATAATTTTTCACTCATAGCTTGATACTTACGAAAAGCTTCATAAGCTTGTTTATAATTTCCCATATCGGCATACAACTCTGACAATACATCGTAAGCCCTTATTAAACCTTCTTTATTCCCTAATTCATTA is a genomic window of Bacteroidales bacterium containing:
- a CDS encoding FKBP-type peptidyl-prolyl cis-trans isomerase, whose translation is MRSYLLFLLAIFFLNACKNDNFKNDGNGLEYKFIISNPNNRIATPGEIMEVVMYYTTEKDSILYDTREFTDKFKIKIKNPSVNGGTIDDGILLMHEGDSAIFKVDAIRFYTETKQEEVPSFIKKGDKIIFYIKALQIYSVKEYFEKNKQQQYMNEKEELEGLQNYLKISNINAKPTASGIYYIEKKKGYGKKPTDTSTVKIHYLVSFLGGEIFDNTYERNEPFEFQLGKNIVIPGLEEGIKLMNEGGEATLIIPSKLAYGSQQYKIIPPYSTIIFEINLLDVK
- a CDS encoding FKBP-type peptidyl-prolyl cis-trans isomerase, coding for MKTTILFLTFNLLILLTFGQMENLKTTASGLQYAILQEGKGIQPQSGDKVVVHYVGKLMNDTVFDSSYKRGEPFSFNLGEGRVIKGWDEGIALLHEGDSALFIIPPHLGYGNRAIGPIPANSTLKFIVQLEKVIPAPKIEPFDIKGKPEETSPSGLKIIRINKLDKNAIKAQSGDNVEVHYTGYFEDGKIFDSSVRRGEPIQFTLGKGQVIKGWEEGISMLSVGEKARLIIPYQLAYGENGRPPAIPAKANLIFDVELINVHKPVTPVAFDTKGKDTIKTASGLKYIIVQKADKNAPQAQNGKTVKVHYTGYFEDGKIFDSSVQRGTPFEFKLGAGMVIKGWDEGVALMHVGEKVRFIIPYQLAYGENGYPGAIPPRTNLIFDVELIEVK
- a CDS encoding tetratricopeptide repeat protein, whose protein sequence is MLKRFSFVCLFVCLIFSYSYAVKVDSLLRVIIQHKDDSVSLLAYEELLNALYDRNDKLYIKFAKEALNRSKNQKNEKFAAKYSLVLAEKYEYMGEFKKAIDYYNEALNYYQNLDSIKNIADVKNSIGRVYEKTSDYDKALSYYIESLKIREKIKDKKGIASSYNSIGLIYYYQGNYGMALKNFLHSLSLVKELNNPMGLATVYNNLGLIYSASDLNKKKYDSALIYFNLSLKFYEELASQYGISTSYLNIANCYYGKKDFTTAEKYYLKSIEIKKEIDDKIGLVSTYTSLAVLYQKKKMYQLAIESALNAVKLANELGNKEGLIRAYDVLSELYADMGNYKQAYEAFRKYQAMSEKLFNENSAKIVAKLQEQFQAEKREKDIQIANSKIKQQSILIYAAIIVILLILSLSVVILRSYREKKRANILLSEQNEEITHQKNIIEQKNQDILASITYAKRIQEAILPLPQYMNKYLKEMFVFYKPKDIVSGDFYWFMPVGDTILFAVVDCTGHGVPGAFMSIVGYNSLNQVIKEYNIIEPGEILDKLNILVQQALHTSEQEIKDGMDIALCALNTKTRMLKYAGANNPLYVIREKNKNNEFIVNKFEESDTHILFEIKGDSQPIGAFISHKNFTCNEIQLEPEDTLYIFSDGYADQFGGEHGKKLKYKPFKKMLLSVQTYSMEEQKKHLHFYFDNWKGSFEQIDDICVMGVRINN